A stretch of the Arachis stenosperma cultivar V10309 chromosome 6, arast.V10309.gnm1.PFL2, whole genome shotgun sequence genome encodes the following:
- the LOC130936178 gene encoding GRAS family protein RAM1-like isoform X1, protein MINSLCGSSVSLKSENSSTKLQPTSSNDSVLQSNKKNNATQSSVDLLEQNNNSTLTPPSLNLPGLKFDLDGDVEVQSPDSSMWESFFSDQLDTDFMMCSPVRNVPSPQQASTYNCNYNYAHSMQAQSFSGCSPPRFLAQIGAYNSSGGGGGGKGKGLSPLHRVFNSPNNQYMQHVENLSLPAIEEFLEEFQQGEYSSITAANNRSKVGDGSDIVGSSSECFELGNLIPSASEESSVQENEIYHHMGSMVSASLSQALQQERYHEKQQKQQVQQQQHPHSHQHHQNLMVPIPLGLEQVEQESGLQLVHLLLACAEAVAKEEYMLARRYLQHLNRVVTPLGDSMQRVASCFTESLTARLATTSTSNNANPTPSSTFPHSNSMEILKIYQIVYQACPYIKFAHFTANQAIFEAFEGEERVHVIDLDILQGYQWPAFMQALAARSSGAPFLRITGVGPSIESVKETGRCLTELAHSLRIPFEFHPVGEQLENLKPHMFNRRVGEALAVNTVNQLHRVPGNALGNLLTMIRDQAPSIVTLVEQEASHNGPYFLGRFLEALHYYSAIFDSLDATFPPESAQRAKVEQYIFAPEIRNIVACEGQERVERHERLEKWRKIMEGKGFKGVPLSPNAVTQSKILLGLYSCDGYRLTEDKGCLLLGWQDRAIIAASAWRC, encoded by the exons ATGATCAATTCACTATGTGGAAGCTCAGTGTCTCTCAAAAGTGAGAATTCAAGCACAAAGCTACAGCCCACTTCTTCAAATGACTCAGTCTTACAATCAAATAAGAAAAACAATGCTACACAatcctctgttgatttattAGAACAGAATAATAACAGTACCCTAACACCACCAAGCTTAAACCTTCCAGGACTCAAATTTGACCTCGATGGAGATGTTGAAGTCCAATCACCAGACAGTTCAATGTGGGAATCCTTTTTCTCTGATCAGTTAGATACTGATTTCATGATGTGTTCCCCAGTGAGGAATGTCCCTTCCCCACAACAAGCCTCAACTTACAATTGCAACTACAACTACGCTCATTCAATGCAAGCACAAAGCTTTTCCGGCTGCTCTCCGCCGCGGtttttggcccaaatcggcgCCTATAATAGTAGCGGTGGAGGCGGCGGAGGAAAAGGGAAAGGGCTTAGTCCACTCCACAGGGTGTTCAACTCACCAAACAATCAGTACATGCAGCATGTTGAGAATCTTTCACTGCCTGCAATTGAGGAGTTTTTAGAAGAGTTTCAACAAGGGGAATACTCATCGATAACCGCCGCAAATAACCGCAGCAAAGTTGGTGACGGTTCTGATATTGTTGGAAGTTCTTCTGAATGCTTTGAGTTGGGGAATTTGATTCCTTCGGCGAGTGAAGAGTCGTCGGTGCAAGAGAATGAGATCTACCATCACATGGGTTCCATGGTCAGTGCATCGCTTTCCCAAGCGTTGCAACAAGAACGATACCATGAGAAGCAACAGAAGCAACAAGTACAACAACAACAGCATCCACACTCACATCAACACCATCAAAATTTGATGGTTCCTATTCCACTTGGACTAGAACAGGTA GAACAAGAGAGTGGGTTGCAACTGGTGCACCTGCTTCTAGCATGTGCAGAGGCAGTGGCCAAAGAGGAATACATGCTGGCAAGGAGGTACCTCCAACACCTCAACAGAGTCGTAACACCCCTTGGCGACTCCATGCAACGCGTCGCTTCATGCTTCACTGAGTCTCTAACCGCAAGGCTAGCCACAACATCCACCTCCAATAATGCCAACCCCACACCTTCCTCCACTTTCCCACACTCAAACTCCATGGAAATCCTCAAGATCTACCAGATCGTCTACCAGGCCTGTCCCTATATCAAATTCGCCCACTTCACTGCCAACCAGGCCATCTTCGAGGCCTTCGAGGGCGAAGAGCGGGTCCACGTCATAGACCTCGACATACTCCAGGGATATCAGTGGCCCGCCTTCATGCAGGCCCTTGCAGCCCGATCCAGTGGTGCTCCATTTCTGCGGATCACCGGGGTCGGGCCTAGCATCGAGTCTGTCAAGGAGACAGGCCGATGCCTAACAGAATTGGCCCACTCGCTACGCATCCCCTTCGAATTCCACCCCGTCGGGGAACAACTGGAGAATCTAAAGCCTCACATGTTCAACCGCCGAGTCGGCGAAGCGCTGGCCGTTAATACCGTTAATCAGCTCCACCGTGTCCCCGGTAACGCGCTCGGCAACTTACTCACCATGATAAGGGACCAAGCACCGAGCATAGTGACTCTAGTCGAGCAAGAAGCTAGCCATAACGGGCCTTATTTTCTTGGGAGGTTCTTGGAGGCATTGCATTATTATTCTGCGATTTTCGATTCCTTGGACGCGACGTTTCCACCGGAATCGGCGCAGAGGGCGAAGGTGGAGCAGTACATCTTCGCGCCGGAGATAAGGAACATCGTGGCGTGCGAGGGGCAAGAAAGGGTGGAGAGGCATGAGAGGCTGGAAAAGTGGAGGAAGATCATGGAAGGGAAAGGGTTCAAAGGGGTTCCACTGAGTCCGAACGCGGTGACTCAGTCGAAGATCTTGCTGGGTCTGTATTCATGCGATGGGTATCGGCTTACTGAAGACAAGGGTTGCTTGCTTCTTGGGTGGCAGGATAGGGCCATAATTGCTGCATCGGCTTGGCGCTGCTAA
- the LOC130936178 gene encoding GRAS family protein RAM1-like isoform X2, which produces MINSLCGSSVSLKSENSSTKLQPTSSNDSVLQSNKKNNATQSSVDLLEQNNNSTLTPPSLNLPGLKFDLDGDVEVQSPDSSMWESFFSDQLDTDFMMCSPVRNVPSPQQASTYNCNYNYAHSMQAQSFSGCSPPRFLAQIGAYNSSGGGGGGKGKGLSPLHRVFNSPNNQYMQHVENLSLPAIEEFLEEFQQGEYSSITAANNRSKVGDGSDIVGSSSECFELGNLIPSASEESSVQENEIYHHMGSMVSASLSQALQQERYHEKQQKQQVQQQQHPHSHQHHQNLMVPIPLGLEQEQESGLQLVHLLLACAEAVAKEEYMLARRYLQHLNRVVTPLGDSMQRVASCFTESLTARLATTSTSNNANPTPSSTFPHSNSMEILKIYQIVYQACPYIKFAHFTANQAIFEAFEGEERVHVIDLDILQGYQWPAFMQALAARSSGAPFLRITGVGPSIESVKETGRCLTELAHSLRIPFEFHPVGEQLENLKPHMFNRRVGEALAVNTVNQLHRVPGNALGNLLTMIRDQAPSIVTLVEQEASHNGPYFLGRFLEALHYYSAIFDSLDATFPPESAQRAKVEQYIFAPEIRNIVACEGQERVERHERLEKWRKIMEGKGFKGVPLSPNAVTQSKILLGLYSCDGYRLTEDKGCLLLGWQDRAIIAASAWRC; this is translated from the exons ATGATCAATTCACTATGTGGAAGCTCAGTGTCTCTCAAAAGTGAGAATTCAAGCACAAAGCTACAGCCCACTTCTTCAAATGACTCAGTCTTACAATCAAATAAGAAAAACAATGCTACACAatcctctgttgatttattAGAACAGAATAATAACAGTACCCTAACACCACCAAGCTTAAACCTTCCAGGACTCAAATTTGACCTCGATGGAGATGTTGAAGTCCAATCACCAGACAGTTCAATGTGGGAATCCTTTTTCTCTGATCAGTTAGATACTGATTTCATGATGTGTTCCCCAGTGAGGAATGTCCCTTCCCCACAACAAGCCTCAACTTACAATTGCAACTACAACTACGCTCATTCAATGCAAGCACAAAGCTTTTCCGGCTGCTCTCCGCCGCGGtttttggcccaaatcggcgCCTATAATAGTAGCGGTGGAGGCGGCGGAGGAAAAGGGAAAGGGCTTAGTCCACTCCACAGGGTGTTCAACTCACCAAACAATCAGTACATGCAGCATGTTGAGAATCTTTCACTGCCTGCAATTGAGGAGTTTTTAGAAGAGTTTCAACAAGGGGAATACTCATCGATAACCGCCGCAAATAACCGCAGCAAAGTTGGTGACGGTTCTGATATTGTTGGAAGTTCTTCTGAATGCTTTGAGTTGGGGAATTTGATTCCTTCGGCGAGTGAAGAGTCGTCGGTGCAAGAGAATGAGATCTACCATCACATGGGTTCCATGGTCAGTGCATCGCTTTCCCAAGCGTTGCAACAAGAACGATACCATGAGAAGCAACAGAAGCAACAAGTACAACAACAACAGCATCCACACTCACATCAACACCATCAAAATTTGATGGTTCCTATTCCACTTGGACTAGAACAG GAACAAGAGAGTGGGTTGCAACTGGTGCACCTGCTTCTAGCATGTGCAGAGGCAGTGGCCAAAGAGGAATACATGCTGGCAAGGAGGTACCTCCAACACCTCAACAGAGTCGTAACACCCCTTGGCGACTCCATGCAACGCGTCGCTTCATGCTTCACTGAGTCTCTAACCGCAAGGCTAGCCACAACATCCACCTCCAATAATGCCAACCCCACACCTTCCTCCACTTTCCCACACTCAAACTCCATGGAAATCCTCAAGATCTACCAGATCGTCTACCAGGCCTGTCCCTATATCAAATTCGCCCACTTCACTGCCAACCAGGCCATCTTCGAGGCCTTCGAGGGCGAAGAGCGGGTCCACGTCATAGACCTCGACATACTCCAGGGATATCAGTGGCCCGCCTTCATGCAGGCCCTTGCAGCCCGATCCAGTGGTGCTCCATTTCTGCGGATCACCGGGGTCGGGCCTAGCATCGAGTCTGTCAAGGAGACAGGCCGATGCCTAACAGAATTGGCCCACTCGCTACGCATCCCCTTCGAATTCCACCCCGTCGGGGAACAACTGGAGAATCTAAAGCCTCACATGTTCAACCGCCGAGTCGGCGAAGCGCTGGCCGTTAATACCGTTAATCAGCTCCACCGTGTCCCCGGTAACGCGCTCGGCAACTTACTCACCATGATAAGGGACCAAGCACCGAGCATAGTGACTCTAGTCGAGCAAGAAGCTAGCCATAACGGGCCTTATTTTCTTGGGAGGTTCTTGGAGGCATTGCATTATTATTCTGCGATTTTCGATTCCTTGGACGCGACGTTTCCACCGGAATCGGCGCAGAGGGCGAAGGTGGAGCAGTACATCTTCGCGCCGGAGATAAGGAACATCGTGGCGTGCGAGGGGCAAGAAAGGGTGGAGAGGCATGAGAGGCTGGAAAAGTGGAGGAAGATCATGGAAGGGAAAGGGTTCAAAGGGGTTCCACTGAGTCCGAACGCGGTGACTCAGTCGAAGATCTTGCTGGGTCTGTATTCATGCGATGGGTATCGGCTTACTGAAGACAAGGGTTGCTTGCTTCTTGGGTGGCAGGATAGGGCCATAATTGCTGCATCGGCTTGGCGCTGCTAA